The following are encoded together in the Methylomonas methanica MC09 genome:
- a CDS encoding phosphoribosylaminoimidazolesuccinocarboxamide synthase, translating into MNAPDALYESSLPHLTLLGRGKVRDMYEIDDNHLLIVTTDRMSAFDVIMPDPIPGKGRVLTQVSNFWFEKMRGIIPNHLADNLTLEQVVPDAALRQQVEGRAIIVKRLKPLPVEAIVRGYLIGSGWKDYLAGGAVCGIKLPAGLQQAQQLPEPIYTPSSKAEVGVHDENISFADTVALMGQEIAEQVRDVSIKLYTTAAEYARERGIIIADTKFEFGLDDHGKLYLIDEALTPDSSRFWPVEQYQVGISPPSFDKQYLRDYLETLDWNKTAPGPKLPAEVSQKCAEKYLEAQHKLIDH; encoded by the coding sequence ATGAATGCTCCCGACGCACTCTACGAATCCTCTCTTCCGCACTTAACCCTACTCGGCCGCGGCAAAGTCCGCGACATGTACGAAATAGACGATAATCATTTATTGATTGTTACTACGGACCGCATGTCTGCATTCGATGTCATCATGCCCGACCCGATTCCCGGCAAAGGCCGGGTGTTAACCCAGGTTTCCAACTTTTGGTTCGAGAAAATGCGCGGCATCATTCCCAACCATTTGGCCGATAATTTAACTTTGGAGCAAGTCGTTCCGGATGCAGCCTTAAGACAGCAGGTAGAGGGGCGGGCCATTATCGTCAAACGCTTGAAACCCTTGCCGGTTGAAGCGATCGTGCGCGGTTACTTGATCGGCTCCGGCTGGAAGGACTATCTGGCCGGCGGCGCGGTATGCGGCATCAAATTGCCGGCCGGCCTGCAACAGGCGCAGCAATTACCCGAACCGATTTATACCCCGTCCAGCAAGGCTGAAGTGGGCGTGCATGACGAAAACATCAGCTTCGCCGACACCGTCGCCCTGATGGGCCAGGAAATTGCCGAACAAGTCCGCGACGTCAGTATCAAACTGTATACCACGGCGGCTGAATATGCGCGCGAGCGCGGTATCATCATCGCGGATACCAAATTCGAGTTCGGCCTGGACGACCACGGCAAGCTGTATCTGATCGACGAAGCGCTGACCCCGGATTCATCCCGTTTTTGGCCGGTCGAACAGTACCAAGTCGGTATCAGCCCGCCCAGCTTCGATAAGCAATACCTGCGGGATTATCTGGAAACCCTGGACTGGAACAAAACCGCGCCCGGCCCAAAACTGCCTGCGGAGGTTTCGCAAAAATGCGCGGAAAAGTATCTCGAGGCCCAACATAAATTAATCGACCACTAA
- a CDS encoding type VI secretion system contractile sheath domain-containing protein has protein sequence MSGRIDFTMDFNKPGDAQVRRQEQSFRFYILGNFSGLSDKPWEQRKIRGIDNDSFDQVMADMGPVFQFDTHLQLRFETVEDFHPDVWLDKVKLIADLRVLKRQLGNPVTAAEAAAKIQAFFPAEQAAVEPDAVSESQDELLERLLGKKPEKSYDEPDTVERLLKQMVTPFVTKNTEPQYQRWLDVIDEAIGQCARAVLHSANLQSLESLWRATEMLVNEEFADAHGFYLLDISQAELMAEQKGGSPALAQKLVQHIQKGDGEQEVVLVGHFHYSDSADDQELLAYCGRLAQQCGGRFLGDVDQGFIQQILNAEPERRLNFGSERMLLAYPRYLLRLPYGQKRDPIDTFEFEECSAIPRPDELLWGCASMLLARGLIRTSQQHSTDALFFSDIPTFSYQEEGEPVLQPGTEAVLTEAQANDLFMLGIMPLVGYRQRQGVRLLGIAGF, from the coding sequence ATGTCCGGCAGAATCGACTTTACCATGGACTTTAACAAGCCAGGTGACGCGCAAGTGCGCAGGCAGGAGCAATCGTTTAGATTTTACATTCTGGGTAATTTTTCCGGGCTTAGCGATAAACCCTGGGAGCAGCGTAAAATCCGTGGCATAGACAACGATAGCTTCGATCAGGTAATGGCGGACATGGGCCCGGTTTTTCAGTTCGATACGCACTTACAGCTCCGCTTCGAAACGGTGGAGGATTTTCATCCGGATGTTTGGTTGGACAAAGTAAAACTGATTGCGGATTTACGGGTGTTAAAACGGCAGCTGGGTAATCCCGTCACGGCCGCGGAAGCCGCGGCGAAAATTCAGGCGTTTTTTCCGGCGGAACAGGCGGCTGTCGAGCCTGATGCGGTATCGGAAAGCCAGGATGAGTTGTTGGAGCGTCTTTTGGGAAAGAAACCTGAAAAGAGCTACGATGAGCCGGATACGGTCGAACGTCTGCTCAAACAAATGGTAACGCCATTCGTTACTAAAAACACCGAGCCCCAATATCAGCGTTGGCTTGATGTGATCGATGAGGCTATCGGCCAATGCGCACGCGCGGTCCTGCACAGTGCGAACTTGCAAAGTCTGGAATCGCTGTGGCGGGCTACTGAAATGCTGGTAAATGAAGAGTTCGCCGACGCGCACGGTTTTTATCTGCTGGATATTAGTCAGGCTGAGTTAATGGCCGAGCAGAAAGGCGGTAGCCCAGCGCTGGCTCAAAAACTCGTACAGCATATTCAAAAAGGAGACGGCGAACAGGAGGTGGTATTAGTTGGACATTTCCACTATTCCGATAGCGCAGACGACCAGGAATTGTTGGCCTATTGCGGCCGTTTGGCGCAGCAGTGCGGTGGCCGTTTTTTAGGGGATGTGGATCAGGGTTTTATTCAACAGATACTGAATGCCGAACCTGAGAGACGTTTAAATTTCGGTTCGGAAAGGATGTTATTGGCCTATCCGCGTTATTTACTGCGGCTGCCGTATGGACAAAAGCGCGACCCTATCGATACCTTTGAATTTGAAGAGTGTTCCGCGATACCTCGGCCGGATGAATTGTTATGGGGCTGCGCATCCATGTTGCTGGCGCGCGGACTGATCAGAACCTCGCAACAACACAGCACCGACGCCTTGTTTTTTAGCGATATTCCGACTTTTAGTTATCAGGAGGAAGGCGAGCCGGTGTTACAGCCGGGAACGGAAGCGGTGTTGACCGAAGCGCAAGCGAATGATTTATTTATGTTAGGCATCATGCCTTTGGTCGGCTATCGGCAACGGCAGGGTGTTCGCTTGCTGGGCATCGCTGGTTTTTGA
- a CDS encoding autotransporter domain-containing protein produces MMTKAEKTIAASLPVAPSALSICCLGLFTVLGHAASLPTAPQTSAEFYSLQLRGLTFESGGQLAEVFVYDDTFDSAAFGSISIVNANTQQSVFSATYGNYGGFQSPGTFSESFLLPYATPLNISISGQEFSNMAIIYGSQTVASGGTFNSQFPSFATTLTIDEPIPIANNDSYTTLKDQPVSLNFLANDVNVVQLDSIGSASHGTVSNTRAGIVYTPAVGFVGTDSFSYTVSGVSGAQASATVTIVVADATLTDASPDPQDTTLVEVVQNILTTDSASPALLERAEGIAQLLNEPGGLEKVNVALQNLSHEEAVTQALSGSRLARIQVNNINQRLIELRGGASGISLKGLSLNLNGQSLPSAALASLAPYLAKGGAAGDEDLFQRLGLFVNGQFETGDRSNTQLDPGYRAKTYGVSAGADYWLTRKLLLGVSAGYGFTGSKLSANSSQLDIDAYTVSGFGSYTINDNMFVDFIANGTFNTYKSVRKIAYVDAFGSVNEQANARVQGTQQRYSSTLGYDYPWRGWIFGLRGRGEYSRVAIDAYREQGADGLNLAIGEQSIVSVTSGLGAVVNYAWSTPFGVLTPQVNLEWEHEYQKNSRRILAHFVDDRSGSTFSVHSGRPDRDYLNLRSSISATLPNGGSAFVQYETVLSLQNESRHAFNAGVRFAF; encoded by the coding sequence ATGATGACGAAGGCTGAAAAAACGATAGCAGCTTCCCTACCTGTCGCGCCATCCGCTCTGTCAATCTGCTGTCTGGGGCTTTTCACGGTCTTGGGGCACGCCGCGTCTTTGCCGACGGCACCGCAAACCTCAGCGGAATTTTATTCGCTGCAATTACGCGGTTTAACCTTCGAGTCAGGAGGGCAATTGGCGGAAGTGTTTGTTTACGACGATACCTTCGATTCCGCCGCCTTCGGCTCCATCAGCATCGTCAACGCCAATACGCAGCAGTCGGTATTTTCCGCAACTTATGGCAATTACGGCGGCTTCCAAAGTCCCGGTACTTTTTCTGAAAGTTTTTTGCTGCCCTATGCTACGCCCTTGAACATCAGCATTAGCGGTCAGGAATTCAGCAATATGGCTATCATCTACGGCAGTCAAACGGTGGCTTCTGGAGGGACTTTTAACAGCCAGTTTCCAAGTTTCGCCACCACATTAACCATTGATGAGCCCATTCCGATAGCGAATAACGACAGCTACACAACCTTAAAAGATCAGCCGGTCAGTCTGAACTTTCTGGCAAATGATGTAAACGTTGTCCAGTTGGATAGCATAGGCAGTGCGTCGCACGGTACTGTCAGCAATACGCGGGCCGGTATTGTCTACACGCCGGCCGTCGGCTTTGTCGGAACGGATAGTTTTAGCTACACGGTCAGCGGTGTTAGCGGAGCCCAGGCCAGCGCTACGGTTACCATAGTCGTGGCCGATGCCACGTTGACCGATGCTTCGCCGGATCCGCAGGACACTACCTTGGTCGAGGTGGTCCAGAATATTTTAACAACCGACTCCGCGTCGCCTGCTTTGCTGGAACGCGCCGAAGGTATTGCGCAGTTGTTGAATGAGCCGGGTGGCTTGGAGAAAGTCAATGTGGCACTACAAAATTTATCGCATGAAGAGGCGGTTACCCAGGCGTTAAGCGGTAGCCGGTTGGCGCGGATACAAGTCAACAACATCAATCAGCGGCTGATCGAATTACGCGGCGGAGCCAGCGGTATTAGCTTGAAAGGTTTGTCGTTGAATTTGAACGGACAAAGCCTGCCCAGCGCCGCGTTGGCCAGTCTGGCGCCTTATCTGGCCAAAGGCGGCGCGGCCGGCGACGAGGATTTGTTTCAACGCTTGGGCTTGTTTGTAAACGGTCAGTTCGAAACCGGCGATAGGAGCAACACCCAACTGGATCCCGGTTATCGAGCCAAGACCTATGGAGTAAGTGCGGGTGCCGATTATTGGCTGACCCGTAAGTTATTGTTGGGCGTGTCGGCCGGGTACGGTTTTACCGGTTCCAAGTTGAGTGCCAATTCCAGCCAATTGGACATCGACGCCTACACCGTTTCCGGATTCGGCTCGTATACCATCAACGATAATATGTTCGTCGACTTTATTGCCAACGGCACCTTCAATACTTACAAAAGTGTGCGCAAAATTGCCTATGTCGATGCGTTCGGTTCGGTCAACGAACAAGCCAACGCCCGCGTGCAAGGGACACAGCAACGCTATAGTTCCACGTTGGGTTACGATTATCCCTGGCGCGGCTGGATATTCGGATTACGCGGCCGCGGCGAATATAGCCGGGTCGCTATCGACGCCTATCGCGAGCAAGGAGCGGACGGATTGAATCTGGCAATAGGCGAACAAAGTATTGTTTCGGTGACCAGCGGATTGGGCGCGGTAGTCAATTATGCCTGGAGTACGCCGTTTGGGGTGTTGACCCCACAAGTAAACTTGGAATGGGAACACGAATACCAAAAGAATTCGCGACGCATTCTGGCGCATTTCGTCGACGACCGATCCGGCAGTACTTTTTCGGTGCATTCGGGAAGGCCGGATCGCGATTATTTGAACCTACGAAGCTCGATATCGGCGACCCTGCCCAACGGCGGCTCGGCCTTTGTCCAGTACGAGACGGTATTAAGCTTGCAAAACGAAAGCCGCCACGCTTTTAACGCCGGTGTGCGGTTTGCGTTTTAA
- the pqqE gene encoding pyrroloquinoline quinone biosynthesis protein PqqE codes for MAGSNKLNITPPRWLLAELSYKCPLQCPYCSNPLDYAKYPNELSTDDWKRVLSQARKMGAVQLGFSGGEPLTRQDLSELVRYARELGYYSNLITSGYGLTEDRIVALKQAGLDHIQVSIQASTQELNDHLAGTETYQHKQEVARLVKKHGYPMVLCVVIHRENIHQMPQILEMAENLGADYLELANTQYYGWAHRNRDALLPTREQFLEAEQIAQAFKEKVAGKMKIYYVVPDFYEDRPKACMNGWGTTFLTIAPDGAALPCHSARELPGLDCPNVNDFSIEQIWNESKAFNFFRGTDWMQEPCRSCDEKHKDFGGCRCQAYLFNADMFSTDPVCSKSPERHRIDAAIASARQLALSGEEKPLLFRNSKNSKQLF; via the coding sequence ATGGCTGGATCAAACAAGCTTAATATTACGCCGCCGCGTTGGCTGCTGGCTGAACTGAGCTACAAATGCCCGCTGCAATGCCCGTATTGCTCTAATCCGCTGGATTACGCCAAATACCCCAACGAATTAAGTACCGACGACTGGAAACGCGTGCTCAGTCAAGCCCGTAAAATGGGCGCCGTGCAACTGGGCTTTTCCGGCGGCGAACCCCTGACCCGCCAGGACTTGTCGGAACTGGTGCGCTACGCGCGCGAGCTCGGTTATTACTCCAACCTGATCACCTCCGGCTACGGATTGACCGAAGACAGAATAGTGGCGTTAAAACAAGCGGGACTGGATCACATTCAGGTCAGCATACAGGCCAGCACGCAAGAGCTGAACGACCATCTGGCCGGCACCGAAACCTACCAGCACAAGCAAGAGGTCGCCCGGCTGGTGAAAAAACACGGCTACCCGATGGTGTTATGCGTGGTGATTCATAGAGAAAACATCCACCAGATGCCGCAAATTCTGGAAATGGCGGAAAACCTCGGCGCCGATTATCTGGAATTGGCCAATACCCAGTATTACGGCTGGGCGCATCGAAACAGGGACGCCCTGCTGCCGACCCGGGAACAATTCCTCGAAGCCGAACAAATCGCCCAAGCCTTTAAGGAAAAAGTCGCCGGCAAGATGAAAATATATTACGTGGTGCCGGACTTTTACGAAGACCGCCCCAAAGCCTGCATGAACGGTTGGGGCACCACCTTCCTGACTATCGCGCCGGACGGCGCCGCTCTACCCTGCCATTCCGCCCGGGAACTGCCCGGTCTGGACTGCCCGAATGTCAACGATTTCAGTATCGAACAAATCTGGAACGAATCCAAAGCGTTCAATTTTTTCCGCGGCACCGACTGGATGCAGGAGCCCTGTCGCAGCTGCGACGAAAAACACAAGGATTTCGGCGGTTGTCGCTGCCAAGCCTACTTGTTCAATGCCGATATGTTCAGCACCGACCCGGTCTGCAGCAAATCGCCGGAGCGCCATAGAATCGATGCGGCGATTGCCTCGGCCCGCCAACTGGCTTTATCCGGCGAAGAAAAGCCCTTGCTGTTTCGTAATAGCAAAAACTCCAAACAGTTATTCTGA
- the pqqD gene encoding pyrroloquinoline quinone biosynthesis peptide chaperone PqqD: MTINHDQPISFSPLHRLQWEEAQQKYVILYPEGMVELNQSSAEILKLCDGTRTLPQIVAELEEKFATAGLTNDITNFLNVALQNGWIKQA; encoded by the coding sequence ATGACCATCAACCATGATCAACCGATCAGCTTCTCGCCCCTGCACAGACTGCAATGGGAAGAAGCCCAGCAAAAATACGTGATACTCTACCCCGAAGGCATGGTCGAGTTAAATCAAAGCTCGGCGGAAATCCTCAAACTCTGCGACGGTACGCGCACGCTGCCGCAAATCGTGGCGGAATTGGAAGAAAAATTCGCCACCGCCGGCCTGACCAACGACATCACCAACTTTTTGAACGTGGCTTTACAAAATGGCTGGATCAAACAAGCTTAA
- a CDS encoding Uma2 family endonuclease translates to MQTAEQIRLSAEEFLAWEETQAEKHEFVAGEVFAMTDARQDHVIVSLNLASALKQHLRGTPCRTYIADMKLQVEAADAFFYPDVMVSCHPEDRLAKHYLSHPKLIVEVLSDSTADYDRGGKFVAYRKLDSLQEYLIVDVDNRRVECFRRTNQQDWLLHDYIGEVDCELSSLSLTLPMAEIFEDIAAV, encoded by the coding sequence ATGCAAACCGCCGAGCAAATTCGTTTGAGTGCCGAAGAATTTCTGGCTTGGGAAGAAACCCAAGCCGAGAAGCACGAATTTGTGGCGGGCGAAGTGTTTGCAATGACCGATGCAAGGCAGGATCACGTCATCGTTAGCTTGAACCTTGCCTCGGCCTTGAAACAACACTTGCGCGGCACGCCTTGTCGAACCTATATTGCCGATATGAAGTTACAAGTAGAAGCAGCCGATGCGTTTTTCTACCCCGATGTGATGGTGTCCTGCCATCCGGAGGACAGATTAGCCAAACATTATCTGTCGCACCCTAAGCTTATTGTCGAAGTATTATCTGATTCGACTGCCGACTATGACCGTGGCGGTAAATTCGTCGCCTATCGCAAATTGGACTCTCTTCAGGAATACCTGATTGTCGACGTCGACAACCGGCGGGTCGAGTGCTTCAGACGCACCAACCAACAGGATTGGCTGTTGCACGATTACATCGGCGAAGTCGATTGCGAATTGTCCAGCCTGAGCTTAACCCTGCCAATGGCGGAAATTTTTGAAGATATTGCAGCGGTTTAA
- the pqqC gene encoding pyrroloquinoline-quinone synthase PqqC has protein sequence MTTDNQAWSREEFEAKLRGMEKCYHIHHPMHVLMNEGKLTKQQLQGWVANRFYYQVMIPIKDANIMANCPDRETRAKWVQRILDHDGHPGDPGGIEAWIQLGMAVGLTREEITSLEHVLPGVRFAVDAYVNFARRAEWHEAASSSLTELFAPKIHQQRLDNWPDVYPWVEQEGYTYFKKRLTEARRDVEHGLELTLDWYKTREQQERMLHILKFKLDVLWSMADAMYLAYVNDMPPYFNIEQ, from the coding sequence ATGACTACTGACAATCAAGCCTGGTCGCGCGAGGAATTCGAAGCCAAACTGCGCGGCATGGAAAAGTGCTACCACATTCATCACCCGATGCACGTGCTGATGAACGAAGGTAAATTGACCAAACAGCAATTGCAAGGCTGGGTCGCCAACCGCTTTTATTACCAAGTCATGATCCCGATCAAGGACGCCAACATCATGGCCAATTGCCCGGATCGCGAAACTCGCGCCAAGTGGGTGCAACGCATCCTGGATCACGACGGCCACCCCGGCGACCCCGGCGGCATCGAAGCCTGGATACAGCTGGGCATGGCGGTAGGGCTGACCCGTGAAGAGATTACCTCACTGGAACATGTACTGCCCGGCGTGCGCTTTGCGGTGGATGCCTACGTCAACTTCGCCCGCCGCGCCGAATGGCACGAAGCCGCCAGCTCATCGCTGACGGAACTTTTCGCTCCCAAAATTCATCAACAGCGTCTCGATAATTGGCCGGATGTTTATCCCTGGGTGGAGCAGGAAGGTTACACTTATTTTAAAAAACGCCTGACCGAAGCCCGCCGCGACGTCGAACATGGTTTAGAATTAACCCTGGACTGGTACAAAACCCGCGAACAACAGGAACGCATGCTGCACATTCTGAAATTTAAGCTGGATGTATTGTGGAGTATGGCCGATGCGATGTATCTGGCCTATGTCAACGACATGCCGCCCTATTTCAATATCGAACAGTAA
- the pqqB gene encoding pyrroloquinoline quinone biosynthesis protein PqqB: MKIRVLGAGAGGGFPQWNCNCDNCRRLRNGQFNGKARTQSSIAISTDNRNWLLFNTSPDIRAQLEAFPAIQPKEGIRDTGIKAILLIDSQIDHTTGMLMLREGKPLDVYCTEMVKQDLTSGFPLFTMLKDYCTVNHHPIACDETPFEIPGIDDIRIYAHALKSKAPPYSPHRHDPHDGDNIGVIIEQISTGKKLYYSPGLGEIEPHVLQAMLNVDCLMVDGTFWTDDEMVAQQISHKRAREIGHLPQSGPGGMIEVLNGVPNARKILIHINNTNPILDEDSPQRKTLDAAGIEVAYDGLEIDL, translated from the coding sequence ATGAAAATTAGAGTTCTCGGCGCCGGTGCCGGCGGCGGTTTCCCGCAATGGAATTGCAATTGCGACAATTGCCGACGTTTACGCAACGGCCAATTCAACGGCAAAGCCCGCACCCAATCGTCGATTGCTATCAGCACCGACAACCGCAATTGGTTGCTGTTCAACACCTCGCCAGACATTCGCGCCCAACTGGAAGCCTTTCCGGCCATCCAGCCCAAGGAAGGTATTCGCGACACCGGCATCAAGGCCATTTTGCTAATCGACAGCCAGATCGACCATACCACCGGTATGCTGATGCTGCGCGAAGGCAAGCCGCTGGATGTGTATTGCACCGAAATGGTGAAACAGGATTTAACCAGCGGTTTTCCGTTGTTTACCATGCTGAAGGATTACTGCACCGTCAACCATCACCCGATTGCCTGCGACGAAACACCGTTCGAAATTCCGGGTATAGACGATATTCGCATCTATGCCCACGCGCTGAAAAGCAAGGCGCCGCCGTACTCCCCGCACCGCCATGACCCGCACGACGGCGATAATATCGGCGTGATCATCGAGCAAATTTCCACCGGCAAGAAATTGTATTATTCCCCCGGCTTGGGCGAAATCGAGCCGCATGTGTTACAGGCCATGCTAAACGTGGATTGCCTGATGGTGGACGGCACTTTCTGGACCGACGACGAAATGGTCGCCCAACAGATCAGCCATAAACGCGCCCGCGAAATCGGCCACTTGCCGCAATCCGGCCCCGGCGGCATGATAGAAGTGCTGAACGGCGTCCCCAATGCCCGGAAAATTTTGATTCATATCAATAATACCAACCCGATTCTGGACGAAGATTCGCCCCAGCGTAAAACCCTGGATGCCGCCGGCATCGAAGTGGCTTACGACGGTTTGGAAATCGATTTATAA
- the pqqA gene encoding pyrroloquinoline quinone precursor peptide PqqA, which produces MKWETPAYNDMRFGFEVTMYIYNR; this is translated from the coding sequence ATGAAATGGGAAACACCTGCTTACAACGACATGCGTTTTGGTTTTGAAGTAACCATGTACATCTACAACCGTTAA
- a CDS encoding sulfite exporter TauE/SafE family protein, with protein sequence MIEIFLASLLLGSLAGLSAGLFGIGGGVLVVPFLSWLFKAHQFEAEQIMLMAVATALASALFTSAASVHTHFRLGNIVWPRVLRLAPALFIGAAGGAVLAEYISADVLRKLFIAYLFYTSAHMALPKKAVTKPGKLPGGFDYPIGLVIGSLSAILGIGGGSMNVPYLAHAGLPMKNAVATSSACALPIAFSAAASYIFLGWQNVLLPPDSIGYVYLPAFLGITVTGVCTAPVGARLAHRLPAQQLKRYFAVILLLIALKMLS encoded by the coding sequence ATGATAGAGATTTTTTTAGCCAGTCTGTTGCTGGGTTCGCTAGCCGGTCTCAGCGCCGGTTTATTCGGCATCGGCGGCGGCGTATTGGTCGTACCGTTTTTGAGCTGGCTGTTTAAAGCCCACCAGTTCGAAGCCGAACAAATCATGCTGATGGCAGTGGCGACGGCTTTGGCTTCCGCGTTATTCACCTCCGCGGCTTCGGTCCACACCCATTTCAGGCTGGGCAATATTGTCTGGCCCAGGGTGTTGCGGTTGGCGCCGGCCCTATTCATTGGCGCGGCCGGCGGTGCCGTGCTGGCTGAATACATTAGTGCCGACGTGCTCCGCAAGCTGTTTATCGCTTATCTTTTCTACACCAGCGCTCACATGGCTCTGCCGAAAAAAGCAGTAACCAAGCCCGGCAAATTGCCCGGTGGTTTCGATTACCCGATAGGTTTAGTCATCGGTAGCCTATCGGCTATTTTAGGCATAGGCGGCGGCTCCATGAATGTCCCCTACTTGGCGCATGCCGGCTTGCCGATGAAAAATGCCGTTGCCACCTCGTCCGCTTGCGCCCTGCCGATCGCATTTTCCGCCGCCGCCAGTTATATTTTTCTGGGCTGGCAAAACGTTTTACTGCCGCCGGACAGCATCGGTTACGTGTACCTGCCGGCCTTTTTAGGTATAACCGTAACAGGCGTCTGCACCGCACCCGTAGGCGCCAGACTGGCGCATCGCCTACCCGCCCAGCAGCTTAAACGCTACTTCGCGGTTATTTTGTTATTGATCGCTTTAAAAATGCTGAGCTAG
- a CDS encoding multifunctional CCA addition/repair protein: protein MKIYLVGGAVRDRLLDYPVLERDWLVVGATPDIMLEQGYKPVGKDFPVFLHPQTHDEYALARTERKTAPGYKGFDVDANPQVTLEDDLLRRDLTINAMAIGEDGVLVDPFQGQQDLRNRILRHVSPAFSEDPVRILRVARFTARYAHLGFRVAEETRQLMQAMVKSGEADHLVAERVWAELYKALTETTPSAFFQTLKECDALAVIFPEIYALFGVPQPPKYHPEIDTGVHSLMSLTMASKLSGKPEVRLAALLHDLGKALTDPQKWPSHHGHEQIGLPVLEGFCDRLRVPKVYKTLCAQVMAYHTHCHRVFELRSGTLVDMLQAIGAFKSESHLQDFLLACEADARGRTGFEDNEYPQAEYIRQAARTALAVDTRPVLQSKLQGAQIGAAILQLRSQALSSLKKTYLLTHS, encoded by the coding sequence ATGAAAATTTATCTAGTCGGCGGTGCAGTACGGGATCGTTTACTGGATTATCCGGTGTTGGAACGCGATTGGCTGGTAGTGGGGGCAACGCCCGATATCATGCTGGAGCAAGGTTACAAGCCGGTCGGAAAGGATTTTCCGGTGTTTCTACACCCGCAAACCCACGATGAATATGCGCTGGCGCGTACCGAGCGCAAAACCGCGCCGGGCTACAAGGGTTTCGACGTGGACGCTAATCCGCAGGTAACGCTGGAAGACGACTTGCTGCGCCGCGATTTGACCATTAATGCCATGGCGATAGGCGAAGACGGTGTGCTGGTTGATCCTTTTCAAGGACAACAGGATTTGCGGAACCGTATTTTGCGACACGTTTCGCCTGCCTTTAGCGAAGACCCGGTGCGCATTCTGCGTGTGGCGCGTTTTACCGCGCGCTACGCTCATTTGGGTTTTAGAGTAGCGGAAGAAACCCGGCAACTGATGCAAGCCATGGTAAAAAGCGGCGAGGCAGATCATTTGGTTGCCGAACGGGTCTGGGCCGAATTGTATAAAGCCTTAACGGAAACCACGCCCTCCGCGTTTTTCCAAACTTTAAAGGAATGCGATGCTTTGGCGGTGATTTTTCCGGAAATTTACGCATTATTCGGTGTGCCGCAACCCCCCAAATATCACCCGGAAATCGACACCGGTGTACATAGCTTGATGTCTCTTACTATGGCTTCCAAGCTATCCGGCAAGCCGGAAGTGCGTCTGGCAGCCCTGTTGCACGATTTGGGCAAAGCATTGACCGATCCGCAAAAATGGCCCAGCCACCATGGCCACGAACAAATCGGTTTGCCGGTGCTGGAAGGCTTTTGCGATCGCCTGCGGGTGCCGAAGGTTTATAAGACGCTATGTGCGCAGGTTATGGCGTATCACACCCACTGCCACCGGGTATTCGAATTACGTAGCGGTACGTTGGTTGACATGTTGCAAGCCATAGGCGCTTTTAAATCCGAAAGCCACTTACAGGATTTTTTATTGGCCTGCGAAGCGGACGCACGCGGCCGTACGGGGTTCGAGGATAATGAATATCCGCAAGCAGAATATATTAGACAAGCCGCGCGGACCGCATTGGCCGTCGATACGCGGCCAGTATTGCAAAGCAAATTGCAGGGTGCGCAAATCGGTGCTGCTATTCTGCAATTGCGCAGTCAGGCTTTGAGTTCCTTGAAGAAAACCTATCTTTTAACCCATTCGTAA
- a CDS encoding DMT family protein, with protein sequence MTPVFISISLLICSNVFMTFAWYAHLKELNHKHWLLAALLSWGLAFFEYLFQVPANRIGHTALNVGQLKIMQEAIALSVFVPFSLYYLKEPISRDYLWAGMCLIGAIYFMFRSRWA encoded by the coding sequence ATGACGCCGGTTTTTATTTCCATCAGCCTGCTGATCTGCAGTAACGTGTTCATGACCTTTGCATGGTATGCGCATTTGAAAGAGCTCAATCACAAACATTGGCTGCTGGCGGCTTTATTGAGCTGGGGATTGGCATTTTTCGAGTATTTATTTCAGGTGCCGGCCAATCGTATCGGCCACACTGCCCTCAATGTCGGCCAATTGAAAATCATGCAGGAAGCGATCGCGCTGAGCGTGTTCGTACCCTTTTCGCTTTACTATCTGAAAGAGCCCATATCGCGGGATTATCTTTGGGCGGGCATGTGTTTGATAGGGGCCATTTATTTCATGTTCAGATCCAGATGGGCCTGA